A window from Paraburkholderia acidiphila encodes these proteins:
- a CDS encoding alginate O-acetyltransferase AlgX-related protein, protein MDDPKPLPQLPATRAGKVVAVILMGFLFAGLGFNIRFASTTASLLPHALTRAGMLDGTVSKELASRMADTAIATDAARMQRALGWLTVGDLGPRVRQGCPGWLFLRDELNVYADGERHLATRAATVAAVQRELASRGIALVVAVVPDKSRIEPQHLCGLYRPASLNARLSDWTSRLASVGVPVVDLAAALRSVPGDAFFRTDTHWTQDGAGAAAQAVAQRIRAMGEPPDSSGSSQPGYRIADKPAARRPGDLVRLAGLDALPVSWQPGAEIVTGRSYLHVARTAASADDLFGDGDLPTIAVIGTSYSTTSDFVPQLALALGKGVGNFAREGGKFGGAARAYFASAAYAQTPPKLVVWELDERDLQAPLEADDEVGVPKSGVVGTVASR, encoded by the coding sequence ATGGACGATCCCAAGCCGCTACCGCAATTGCCCGCTACGCGCGCCGGCAAGGTCGTTGCTGTCATCCTGATGGGCTTTCTGTTCGCGGGCCTCGGTTTCAATATACGGTTCGCCTCGACGACGGCTTCGCTGTTGCCTCACGCGCTCACGCGCGCCGGCATGCTGGACGGCACCGTGTCGAAAGAGCTTGCCAGCCGCATGGCCGACACGGCCATCGCCACCGACGCCGCCCGCATGCAGCGCGCGCTGGGCTGGCTGACGGTGGGCGATCTGGGCCCGCGCGTGCGGCAGGGCTGTCCTGGCTGGCTGTTCCTGCGCGACGAACTGAACGTGTACGCCGACGGCGAGCGCCATCTCGCGACGCGCGCCGCCACGGTCGCAGCCGTACAGCGCGAACTGGCGAGTCGCGGTATCGCGCTGGTCGTCGCCGTGGTGCCCGACAAGTCGCGCATCGAGCCGCAACACCTGTGCGGGCTCTATCGGCCTGCATCGCTGAATGCGCGCTTGTCTGACTGGACATCGCGTCTGGCGAGCGTTGGCGTGCCGGTGGTGGACCTGGCTGCAGCGCTGCGCAGCGTGCCGGGCGACGCGTTCTTCCGGACCGACACACACTGGACCCAGGACGGCGCGGGCGCCGCCGCGCAGGCGGTCGCGCAGCGCATTCGGGCGATGGGCGAGCCGCCGGATTCGAGCGGTTCGAGCCAGCCCGGCTACCGCATTGCCGACAAGCCGGCCGCCCGTCGGCCTGGCGACCTTGTGCGACTGGCGGGCCTCGATGCGTTGCCGGTGTCCTGGCAACCGGGAGCGGAGATCGTGACAGGCCGCAGTTACCTTCATGTGGCCCGGACGGCTGCGTCGGCCGACGATCTGTTCGGCGATGGGGATCTGCCGACGATCGCGGTGATCGGCACCTCGTATTCGACAACGTCCGATTTCGTGCCTCAACTGGCATTGGCGCTGGGCAAGGGCGTGGGGAATTTCGCGCGCGAGGGCGGCAAGTTTGGCGGCGCGGCGCGCGCTTATTTCGCGAGCGCGGCGTATGCGCAGACGCCGCCAAAGCTTGTCGTCTGGGAGCTGGACGAACGGGATTTGCAGGCGCCGCTCGAAGCGGATGATGAGGTTGGGGTGCCGAAATCCGGTGTGGTTGGTACGGTCGCTTCGCGGTGA
- a CDS encoding MBOAT family O-acyltransferase, translating to MVFASLEFLTLFLPAFLAIYVVSPARWRNGVLLFCSWFFYAWWSPVFLLLFIALTFCGWLGGVVIDRAPSARARGGWLAVFIAVNVAILCWYKYANIVVDSLDNVLAAGHAGPIPWQHVVLPIGLSFIVLQSVSYLIDVQRGTVPADRSVIRYGAYQGMFVHLIAGPIIRYAWVKHELVSRTVDWDAFAAGARRLMVGMSMKVLVADTLSPIVDAIFAMHAPTLADAWLGCGFYTLQLFFDFAGYSAMAIGLGQMLGFRFPENFNHPYLASSIQDFWRRWHLSLSSWIRDYLYIPLGGNRDGEWQTCRNLLLTMAIAGLWHGGDSWNFLLWGIAHGMALTVARLWRRAGLPAVPLALSHVLTLIFVMLAWTLFRAVGFHAALAMYRGQFGLNGLGLSDATLVLLRPVHVLAAALGVVCVLLPIWQARWDSLGNTALGRLSQAVWPLAGFLLSFGLIVARGAVPFLYFQF from the coding sequence ATGGTCTTCGCGTCCCTCGAATTCCTGACGCTGTTTCTGCCGGCCTTCCTCGCGATTTATGTCGTGTCGCCCGCACGCTGGCGCAACGGTGTGCTGCTCTTTTGCAGCTGGTTCTTCTACGCCTGGTGGAGCCCGGTCTTTCTGCTGCTGTTCATTGCGCTGACGTTCTGCGGCTGGCTTGGCGGCGTGGTGATCGACAGGGCGCCGAGCGCGAGGGCACGCGGTGGATGGCTGGCGGTCTTCATCGCCGTGAACGTCGCGATCCTGTGCTGGTACAAGTACGCCAACATCGTGGTCGATAGCCTCGACAACGTGCTCGCTGCAGGCCATGCGGGGCCGATTCCCTGGCAACACGTCGTGTTGCCCATCGGGCTGTCCTTCATCGTGCTGCAATCCGTCTCGTACCTGATCGACGTGCAGCGCGGCACGGTGCCGGCCGACCGCAGCGTGATCCGCTACGGGGCCTATCAGGGAATGTTCGTACACCTGATTGCCGGGCCGATCATCCGCTATGCCTGGGTCAAGCACGAGCTGGTGTCGCGCACGGTCGACTGGGACGCATTCGCGGCCGGTGCGCGCCGGCTCATGGTGGGCATGAGCATGAAGGTGCTGGTGGCCGACACGCTTTCGCCCATCGTCGACGCGATCTTCGCCATGCATGCGCCCACGCTGGCGGACGCGTGGCTAGGCTGCGGCTTCTACACGCTGCAGCTGTTCTTCGATTTCGCGGGTTACAGCGCCATGGCCATCGGCCTCGGGCAGATGTTGGGCTTTCGCTTTCCCGAGAACTTCAACCATCCGTACCTCGCGAGCAGCATTCAGGACTTCTGGCGCCGCTGGCACCTATCGCTCTCGAGCTGGATTCGCGACTACTTGTATATCCCGCTAGGCGGCAACCGCGACGGCGAATGGCAAACCTGCCGCAACCTGTTGCTGACCATGGCCATCGCGGGTCTATGGCACGGCGGCGATAGCTGGAACTTCCTGCTGTGGGGTATCGCGCACGGTATGGCGCTGACGGTGGCACGCCTGTGGCGCCGCGCCGGCCTGCCGGCTGTGCCGCTCGCGTTGTCGCACGTGCTGACGCTCATCTTCGTCATGCTGGCCTGGACGCTGTTTCGCGCGGTGGGCTTTCACGCGGCGCTCGCCATGTACCGAGGCCAGTTCGGCTTGAACGGCCTTGGCCTGAGCGACGCGACGCTCGTGCTGCTGCGGCCTGTGCATGTGCTGGCCGCCGCGCTTGGCGTCGTCTGTGTGCTGCTGCCGATCTGGCAAGCGCGCTGGGACAGTCTGGGCAACACGGCGCTGGGAAGGCTGTCGCAAGCCGTGTGGCCGCTCGCGGGCTTTCTGCTGTCGTTCGGCTTGATCGTCGCGCGCGGCGCGGTGCCGTTCCTTTATTTCCAGTTCTGA
- a CDS encoding cell division protein FtsQ produces MKKVLSQPLRFVLRGLALTGLALAAQSVIEPAMAADIPLYPTGPADDASFVRFVDGGSHPVDVSSAGSNARLTLDAARPASHFFPIAAGKPVAGTLTAGGAREDVSATVQPGEFVSIVALDAAQKGARSQVVTVREKPDDFNALKASVGFYNLDARCAAPTLRVPGRDIVLLDGVAAGQGKRRQVNPVALSVQLSCAGQPVGQPLSLGTLVAGQRYTVFLVPAGVQSRIFFANDAVSR; encoded by the coding sequence ATGAAAAAAGTCCTTTCCCAGCCGTTGCGTTTCGTGCTTCGCGGCCTCGCGCTGACTGGCCTCGCGCTGGCCGCGCAGTCTGTTATCGAACCGGCCATGGCCGCCGATATCCCGCTGTACCCAACCGGGCCCGCGGATGATGCATCGTTCGTGCGTTTCGTCGATGGCGGATCGCATCCCGTGGACGTGAGTTCGGCAGGTTCGAACGCGCGCCTGACGCTCGATGCCGCGCGCCCGGCCAGCCACTTTTTTCCGATCGCCGCGGGCAAGCCTGTGGCCGGCACGCTGACGGCCGGCGGTGCCCGCGAGGACGTGAGCGCGACCGTGCAGCCGGGCGAGTTCGTCAGCATCGTGGCGCTCGACGCAGCGCAGAAAGGCGCTCGCTCGCAGGTCGTCACGGTGCGCGAAAAACCGGACGATTTCAATGCGCTCAAAGCCTCGGTGGGCTTCTACAACCTCGATGCGCGCTGTGCGGCGCCCACGCTGAGAGTGCCTGGCCGCGACATCGTGCTGCTCGACGGTGTGGCCGCGGGGCAGGGCAAGCGCCGCCAGGTCAATCCGGTCGCGCTGTCCGTTCAACTGTCGTGCGCGGGCCAGCCGGTGGGCCAGCCGCTGAGTCTGGGCACGCTCGTGGCGGGACAGCGCTATACGGTGTTTCTCGTGCCGGCGGGTGTGCAGTCGCGCATCTTCTTCGCGAACGACGCGGTGAGCCGCTAA
- a CDS encoding SGNH/GDSL hydrolase family protein produces the protein MLASVLAGLSILMIGDSHLSEPGYLIDTLQDQLIAAGARVHTYGVCGSAPGDWVKSVPGTCGGATRNGKSPLVVDHNAKTQPIDQLVAANKANLVIIVEGDTIGGYGKDDFPKSWAWQQVTALTQDLAANKTACVWVGPAWGSEGGKYQKTFARVKQLSSFLATNVAPCQYIDSLTFSKPGEWATVDGQHLTTTGYKYWGADIMKALVQLPVVQQHK, from the coding sequence ATGCTTGCTTCCGTACTTGCAGGTCTCAGCATTCTCATGATTGGCGATAGCCATTTGAGCGAGCCGGGTTATCTCATCGACACCTTGCAGGACCAGTTGATCGCCGCTGGCGCGCGGGTCCATACCTATGGGGTGTGCGGCAGTGCGCCGGGCGACTGGGTGAAGTCGGTGCCCGGCACCTGCGGCGGCGCCACGCGCAACGGCAAGTCGCCGCTCGTCGTCGATCACAACGCGAAGACCCAGCCGATCGATCAGCTGGTCGCCGCGAACAAGGCCAACCTCGTCATCATCGTCGAAGGCGACACCATCGGCGGATACGGCAAGGACGATTTTCCCAAGAGCTGGGCGTGGCAGCAGGTCACGGCGCTCACGCAAGACCTGGCCGCCAATAAGACGGCGTGCGTCTGGGTCGGGCCGGCCTGGGGCTCCGAGGGCGGCAAGTACCAGAAAACCTTTGCGCGCGTGAAGCAGCTTTCGTCGTTCCTCGCCACCAATGTCGCGCCGTGCCAGTACATCGATTCGCTCACGTTTTCGAAGCCGGGCGAATGGGCGACGGTCGACGGTCAGCATTTGACGACGACCGGCTACAAGTACTGGGGCGCGGACATCATGAAGGCGCTGGTTCAATTGCCGGTCGTGCAGCAGCACAAGTAA
- a CDS encoding cellulose biosynthesis protein BcsC has translation MLVSRSQVCVLGLLLTSVSHPAWAQDASSRMLLEQGRYWQAHDKPDLAAQSWSKLLLTDPKQPEGLYGMGSIAIGKKQFSVANDYLARLRAAAPDSRYVPLLEQDLRLAVEPGKSTFAKARQMAQDAVNQNDPKALAAAMAQYDKALGGKPPQGSVAREYYTFLGYTEGGVDPAIQGLTRLNTETPNDPYTQLALAQHQVRDERERAAGVALLEKLAVRPDIGGAATEAWRSVLTWVTPTPKNRSWFEDYLKLHPDDDEIRHQLLSPRAPGAAAAAPVMDPRLTRGFAAFKAGDITTAEQCFTDVLRDKPNDTDALGGLGLVRMQQGDLAQAQTLLARAVARPGAGANWNKALASARYWLLVNQAEGAQSVGDYAAARSKLDQALRMDPAEPGGRNASARLYAAQGDLPHAEKVYREVLAAHPNNREAVSGLVDILAATGRADEAQKWVDGMSPEQQAGVGGLDRLRAAVASGRADAAEQRGDLDAAQRILEDAQRADPDNPWIRLELARFELRQGHADEARELVDGLLASNPDNPDALYASALLAMQMGDWTRAQDTMARIPTAARTPNMVATAQQIDFQAVAAQASQLARDGNLDDARNMLTRLEASAGKDPARVSALAQAWVDAGNLPRAMALMHGLMLDSTKGGLKSSGPDVQLAYAGLLLKTGQNVQAQDVMRGLQGATLTADQRRQLDDLNYLYAVRLAEQQRQQGDLAQAYDTLAPVLAKRPNDSLANAALARMYAADGQYGKALSLYRKAAANDPDNPGLQLGVAMTAVQAGKGSVANAALKRAIAKAPNDPDVLAGAARVYVMQGNTRDAQALLVRAIAAKEKRLGVQAQGVHVAGNPFVHDDDRRRRAVRNARQSTATAFAAQGGAGAASDGALANDAGTAPVLVAATASTAAGERSAARASALPTVAGTPIGAQAPQDAVAASAPQEGTISLDDMRNELDDIRSERSPEIRGGLFVSSNNSVGGTSQLTNVQQPLEALLPVGNGKLSLRVTPVELDGGTLGTDVYSSSQFGGGPAAAEDQKSGTVAAPGAQSAHGVGLGVGFETRKWAFDIGTTPLGFQYTNVVGGVSFKSAIGSQQSGWFNAGVSRRAVTDSITSFAGSTDARSGLSWGGVTANGLHGAIGLDNQEYGFYGYGSLKYLDGHNVQSNAGAEVGAGTYWYLLRSANNMLTVGMNLSGEFYRHNENNFTYGNGGYFSPQRFFAFTVPVTWAQRSDRWTYKLQGSAGLQYYHQDGVPYFPTDSGLQAQAESSASRIELGDGAVHPAQSKTGIGYNLLAAAEYRFSNHLTGGASVGANNASSYRQWVAGLYLRFSFAPQTKSLDMPVMPYQSHYNDQ, from the coding sequence ATGTTAGTCAGCCGCAGCCAGGTCTGTGTTCTGGGCTTGTTGCTCACCTCGGTCAGCCACCCCGCGTGGGCGCAGGACGCCAGTTCCAGAATGCTGCTGGAGCAGGGCCGCTATTGGCAGGCGCATGACAAGCCCGATCTGGCCGCACAGTCCTGGTCGAAACTGCTGCTGACCGACCCGAAGCAGCCCGAAGGCCTCTACGGCATGGGGTCGATCGCCATCGGCAAAAAGCAGTTTTCGGTCGCCAACGACTATCTGGCGCGACTGCGTGCCGCCGCGCCTGACAGCCGCTATGTGCCGCTGCTCGAGCAGGACTTGCGTCTTGCCGTGGAGCCCGGCAAGTCCACGTTCGCCAAAGCCCGCCAGATGGCGCAGGACGCCGTCAACCAGAACGACCCGAAAGCGCTGGCCGCGGCGATGGCGCAATACGACAAGGCGCTGGGCGGCAAGCCGCCGCAAGGCAGCGTGGCGCGCGAGTACTACACCTTCCTCGGCTATACGGAGGGGGGCGTGGACCCGGCCATACAGGGCTTGACGCGCCTGAACACCGAGACGCCCAACGATCCGTATACCCAGTTGGCGCTGGCGCAGCATCAAGTGCGCGACGAACGCGAACGCGCGGCCGGCGTCGCCTTGCTCGAAAAACTGGCCGTGCGTCCGGACATCGGCGGCGCGGCCACGGAAGCCTGGCGCTCCGTGCTGACCTGGGTCACACCCACGCCGAAGAACCGGTCGTGGTTCGAGGACTATCTGAAGCTGCATCCCGACGACGACGAGATCCGGCATCAGTTGCTCTCGCCGCGCGCGCCGGGTGCCGCCGCTGCCGCGCCGGTCATGGACCCCCGCCTGACGCGCGGCTTCGCGGCGTTCAAGGCGGGCGACATCACGACCGCCGAACAGTGCTTCACCGATGTGCTGCGCGACAAACCCAACGACACCGACGCGCTCGGCGGCCTGGGTCTGGTGCGCATGCAACAAGGCGATCTGGCGCAGGCGCAGACGCTGCTCGCGCGCGCCGTCGCGCGTCCGGGCGCCGGGGCCAACTGGAACAAGGCGCTCGCTTCGGCGCGCTACTGGCTGCTCGTCAATCAGGCCGAAGGCGCGCAAAGCGTGGGCGACTACGCCGCCGCGCGCAGCAAGCTCGATCAGGCGCTGCGCATGGACCCGGCCGAACCGGGCGGGCGCAACGCATCGGCCCGCCTGTATGCGGCGCAGGGCGATCTGCCCCACGCCGAAAAAGTCTATCGGGAGGTGCTGGCGGCACACCCGAACAACCGCGAGGCGGTGAGCGGGCTCGTCGATATCCTCGCTGCAACGGGGCGCGCCGACGAGGCGCAGAAGTGGGTCGACGGCATGTCGCCGGAACAGCAGGCCGGCGTCGGCGGTCTCGATCGTCTGCGCGCGGCGGTCGCCTCGGGGCGCGCCGACGCCGCCGAGCAGCGCGGCGATCTGGACGCGGCGCAGCGCATTCTCGAAGACGCGCAGCGCGCCGATCCCGACAATCCGTGGATCCGTCTGGAACTGGCGCGCTTCGAACTGAGGCAGGGCCATGCCGACGAGGCGCGCGAACTCGTCGACGGCCTGCTGGCCTCGAACCCCGACAATCCGGACGCCCTCTACGCGAGCGCGCTGCTGGCGATGCAAATGGGCGACTGGACGCGCGCGCAGGACACGATGGCGCGCATCCCCACTGCCGCGCGCACGCCGAACATGGTCGCGACCGCACAGCAGATCGATTTCCAGGCAGTGGCGGCGCAAGCCTCGCAACTGGCGCGCGACGGCAATCTGGACGACGCGCGCAACATGCTGACGCGGCTCGAAGCGTCGGCGGGCAAGGACCCGGCACGGGTGAGCGCGCTCGCCCAGGCCTGGGTGGACGCCGGGAATCTGCCGCGCGCCATGGCCCTGATGCATGGGCTGATGCTCGATTCGACGAAAGGCGGCCTCAAGAGCAGCGGTCCCGATGTGCAACTGGCCTATGCGGGCCTGCTGCTCAAGACCGGCCAGAACGTCCAGGCCCAGGACGTGATGCGCGGACTGCAGGGCGCGACGCTGACCGCGGACCAGCGCCGCCAACTGGACGATCTGAATTACCTCTACGCCGTGCGGCTCGCCGAACAGCAGCGTCAGCAGGGCGATCTTGCGCAGGCTTACGATACGCTCGCGCCGGTTCTCGCGAAGCGGCCCAACGACAGCCTCGCCAACGCCGCGCTCGCGCGCATGTATGCCGCCGACGGGCAGTACGGCAAAGCGCTATCGCTCTATCGGAAGGCGGCGGCGAACGACCCCGACAATCCGGGGCTGCAACTGGGCGTGGCAATGACGGCCGTACAGGCCGGCAAGGGCAGCGTCGCGAACGCAGCCTTGAAACGGGCCATAGCGAAGGCGCCCAACGATCCGGACGTGCTGGCGGGCGCCGCGCGCGTCTACGTCATGCAAGGCAACACGCGTGACGCGCAGGCGCTGCTGGTTAGGGCCATCGCCGCCAAGGAGAAGCGGCTTGGCGTGCAGGCGCAAGGCGTTCATGTGGCGGGCAATCCCTTCGTGCACGACGACGATCGCCGCCGTCGCGCGGTTCGCAACGCTCGCCAGAGCACTGCCACGGCGTTCGCCGCGCAGGGAGGCGCAGGCGCCGCGTCCGATGGCGCGCTCGCGAACGACGCGGGAACGGCGCCCGTTCTCGTGGCTGCAACGGCGTCCACGGCGGCTGGCGAGCGCTCGGCCGCGCGTGCGTCCGCGCTGCCTACGGTGGCCGGCACGCCGATCGGTGCGCAGGCGCCGCAGGACGCCGTGGCCGCGAGCGCGCCTCAGGAAGGCACCATTTCGCTCGACGACATGCGCAACGAACTCGACGACATCCGCTCGGAGCGCTCGCCGGAAATTCGCGGCGGCCTGTTCGTCTCGTCGAACAACAGCGTCGGCGGAACGTCGCAACTGACGAATGTGCAGCAGCCGCTCGAAGCCTTGCTGCCGGTCGGCAACGGCAAGCTGTCGTTGCGCGTGACGCCAGTCGAACTCGACGGCGGCACGCTCGGCACCGATGTCTACAGCAGCAGCCAGTTCGGCGGTGGCCCAGCGGCGGCAGAGGACCAGAAAAGCGGCACGGTCGCCGCGCCCGGCGCGCAGAGCGCGCATGGCGTCGGTTTGGGCGTGGGCTTCGAGACACGCAAGTGGGCGTTCGACATCGGCACGACGCCGTTGGGTTTCCAGTACACCAACGTGGTCGGCGGCGTGTCGTTCAAGAGCGCCATCGGCTCGCAGCAGAGCGGCTGGTTCAACGCGGGCGTGTCGCGCCGGGCCGTGACCGACAGCATCACGTCGTTCGCCGGTTCGACCGATGCGCGCTCGGGCCTGAGCTGGGGTGGCGTCACCGCCAACGGGCTGCACGGCGCGATCGGCCTCGACAATCAGGAATACGGCTTCTACGGCTACGGTTCCCTGAAGTACCTCGACGGCCACAACGTCCAGTCCAACGCGGGCGCGGAAGTCGGTGCGGGCACGTACTGGTACCTGCTTCGCAGTGCCAACAACATGCTGACCGTAGGCATGAACCTGAGCGGCGAGTTCTACCGCCACAACGAAAACAATTTCACTTACGGCAACGGCGGCTATTTCAGTCCGCAGCGCTTCTTTGCGTTCACCGTGCCGGTCACGTGGGCGCAGCGCTCGGATCGTTGGACCTACAAGCTGCAAGGGTCCGCAGGGCTGCAGTACTACCACCAGGACGGCGTACCGTATTTCCCGACCGACAGCGGGTTGCAGGCGCAGGCCGAATCGTCGGCTTCGCGCATTGAGTTAGGCGATGGCGCGGTTCATCCCGCGCAGTCCAAAACCGGCATCGGCTACAACCTGCTGGCCGCGGCGGAATACCGCTTCAGCAATCACCTCACGGGCGGCGCGTCCGTGGGGGCCAACAACGCGTCCAGCTATCGCCAGTGGGTAGCCGGGCTGTATCTGCGCTTTAGCTTCGCACCGCAGACGAAGTCGCTGGACATGCCAGTTATGCCTTACCAGTCGCATTACAACGATCAGTAG